The following proteins are co-located in the Sphingomonas panacis genome:
- a CDS encoding HWE histidine kinase domain-containing protein, with the protein MDENERVDLTNCDREPIHILGAIQPIGFLLALTADWIVARTSANTADFIGFAPADLIGRPVAEIFEARVVHDLRNRAAMLRGVDAVERMFDCEIVRGGRGFDVAIHLSGGQIVIEAEPASSEHGDATGMVRSMIARLDQCADFPAFFREGARQIRALTGFDRVMVYRFSADGAGEVVAEAVRAGIGRFLGLRYPASDIPAQARELYKRNLLRIIADVNATPVPIVPTRDAAGAPLDLSLSVLRSVSPIHIEYLKNMGVEASMSVSIIVDGALWGLFACHHYAPLCPSFERRSVSELFAQMFAMRLESRERQATVEYERRARDISDQLLGAVASDETLLKDPDWLGDILTHAIPADGVGVWIAGNHAFSGTTPPLDDFRRIIRALNGTAAGKVYATDHIAGLVPGAESFAFDAAGLLAIPISRSPRDYVVLFRSELVRSVRWAGDPHKPVEYGPNGPRLTPRRSFEEWKEHVEGRSQPFTASEIRVAETLRATLIEVVLRLADEASAERQQAGARQELLIAELNHRVRNILGVIRGLIRQSQPSDDAVKDYVKMVDGRIHALARAHNQITDDHWGPAPIQALIDAEAAAFVDEYERVISEGAPVLLNPQAYSTMALVIHELVTNSTKYGSLSVPEGRVRIDWRRNDDNDLVLTWRESGGPPVQAPTRKGFGTTIIDRSVPYDLGGAAKVVYESDGVEAFFRIPARHVSQAKSVAGLAIRYPRPSPGHPQPLPHKVLAGLDVLLVEDSLIIALDAEDIATRLGAETVTTVATVEGALDAIEQHMPGVAMLDINLGDRNSFAIADRLMTLGVPFVFATGYGEQAQLPADHRGRTVVQKPYTLENVARALDALIGSHRGVGD; encoded by the coding sequence GTGGACGAAAACGAACGGGTCGATCTGACCAATTGCGATCGCGAGCCGATCCATATCCTTGGTGCGATCCAGCCGATCGGCTTCCTGCTCGCGCTCACTGCCGACTGGATCGTCGCGCGGACATCGGCGAACACCGCCGACTTCATCGGTTTCGCGCCCGCCGATCTGATCGGCCGCCCGGTGGCCGAGATCTTCGAGGCGCGCGTCGTCCACGATCTGCGCAATCGCGCCGCGATGCTGCGCGGCGTCGACGCGGTCGAGCGGATGTTCGATTGCGAGATCGTGCGCGGCGGGCGCGGCTTCGACGTGGCGATTCACCTATCGGGCGGGCAGATCGTGATCGAGGCCGAGCCGGCGTCGAGCGAACATGGCGATGCCACCGGCATGGTCCGCTCGATGATCGCGCGGCTCGACCAATGCGCGGATTTCCCCGCGTTCTTCCGCGAAGGCGCGCGCCAGATCCGCGCGTTGACCGGGTTTGACCGGGTGATGGTGTACCGCTTCTCGGCCGACGGCGCGGGCGAAGTGGTGGCGGAGGCGGTGCGCGCCGGCATCGGCCGCTTCCTCGGGCTGCGCTATCCGGCGAGCGACATCCCGGCGCAGGCGCGCGAACTCTACAAGCGCAATCTGCTGCGCATCATCGCCGATGTGAACGCGACGCCGGTGCCGATCGTACCGACCCGCGACGCGGCGGGTGCGCCGCTCGACCTGTCGCTGTCGGTGCTGCGATCGGTGTCGCCGATCCACATCGAATATCTCAAGAACATGGGCGTCGAGGCGTCGATGTCGGTGTCGATCATCGTCGACGGCGCATTGTGGGGGCTGTTCGCCTGCCACCATTATGCGCCGCTATGCCCCTCGTTCGAGCGGCGATCGGTGAGCGAATTGTTCGCGCAGATGTTCGCGATGCGGCTGGAGAGCCGGGAGCGGCAGGCGACGGTCGAATACGAACGGCGCGCGCGCGATATCTCCGATCAGTTGCTCGGCGCGGTCGCGTCGGACGAGACGTTGCTCAAAGACCCCGACTGGCTCGGCGATATCCTGACGCATGCGATTCCCGCAGACGGTGTCGGCGTGTGGATCGCGGGCAACCATGCGTTTTCGGGGACGACGCCGCCGCTCGACGATTTCCGCCGGATCATCCGTGCGCTCAACGGCACCGCGGCGGGCAAGGTCTATGCGACCGACCATATCGCCGGGCTGGTGCCGGGCGCGGAAAGCTTCGCGTTCGATGCGGCGGGGCTGCTGGCGATCCCGATCTCGCGTTCGCCGCGCGATTACGTCGTGCTGTTCCGCTCGGAACTGGTGCGCTCGGTGCGGTGGGCGGGCGACCCGCACAAGCCGGTCGAATACGGCCCCAACGGCCCGCGGCTCACCCCCCGGCGGAGCTTCGAGGAGTGGAAGGAGCATGTCGAGGGGCGTTCGCAGCCCTTCACCGCTTCGGAAATCCGCGTCGCGGAGACGCTGCGGGCGACGCTGATCGAGGTGGTGTTGCGGCTCGCCGACGAAGCCTCGGCCGAGCGGCAGCAGGCGGGCGCTCGGCAGGAATTGCTGATCGCCGAACTCAACCACCGCGTTCGCAATATCCTCGGCGTGATCCGGGGGTTGATCCGGCAGTCGCAGCCGTCCGACGATGCGGTCAAGGATTACGTCAAGATGGTCGACGGGCGAATCCACGCGCTCGCGCGCGCGCACAACCAGATCACCGACGACCATTGGGGGCCGGCGCCGATCCAGGCGCTGATCGATGCCGAAGCCGCCGCCTTCGTCGACGAGTATGAGCGCGTGATTTCGGAAGGGGCGCCGGTGCTGCTCAATCCGCAAGCCTATTCGACGATGGCTTTGGTGATCCACGAACTCGTCACCAACTCGACCAAATACGGCAGCCTGTCGGTGCCCGAAGGACGGGTGCGGATCGACTGGCGTCGCAACGACGACAACGATCTCGTGCTGACCTGGCGGGAAAGCGGCGGGCCGCCGGTGCAGGCGCCGACGCGCAAGGGCTTCGGCACGACGATCATCGACCGGTCGGTGCCCTATGACCTCGGCGGGGCGGCGAAGGTCGTGTACGAATCCGATGGGGTGGAGGCGTTTTTCCGCATCCCGGCGCGGCATGTCTCGCAGGCGAAGAGCGTCGCGGGGCTGGCGATCCGCTATCCGCGCCCGTCGCCCGGCCACCCGCAGCCGCTGCCGCACAAGGTGTTGGCCGGGCTCGACGTGTTGCTGGTCGAGGACAGCCTCATCATCGCGCTCGACGCCGAGGATATCGCGACTCGGCTGGGGGCCGAGACCGTGACGACGGTGGCGACGGTCGAGGGCGCGCTCGACGCGATCGAGCAGCATATGCCGGGCGTGGCGATGCTCGACATCAACCTCGGCGACCGCAACAGCTTCGCGATCGCCGACCGGCTGATGACGCTCGGCGTGCCGTTCGTGTTCGCGACCGGCTATGGCGAGCAGGCGCAACTGCCGGCGGACCATCGCGGGCGGACCGTCGTGCAGAAGCCGTATACGCTGGAGAATGTCGCGCGCGCGCTCGACGCGCTGATCGGCAGCCATCGGGGCGTGGGCGACTAA
- a CDS encoding biliverdin-producing heme oxygenase, whose protein sequence is MTPALSARGALRTATAAHHDRVDAVFSRADLANRDHYARFLQAQAGAYLPVEAALERAGAARLVPDWEARRRSHRLRADLAALGIAVPDDGADIAFDDDAAVLGGVYVLEGSRLGGAMLARGVPAAFPKSFLTPDQSASWRHLLDLLEHKVIGPAERSSAIESASRVFLLFESNGLRYLRAD, encoded by the coding sequence ATGACTCCTGCACTTTCCGCCCGCGGCGCGTTGCGCACCGCGACAGCGGCGCATCACGACCGGGTCGACGCCGTCTTTTCGCGCGCCGACCTGGCCAACCGCGATCACTATGCCCGCTTCCTGCAAGCGCAGGCGGGGGCGTATTTGCCGGTCGAAGCGGCGCTTGAGCGCGCCGGTGCGGCGCGGCTGGTGCCCGATTGGGAGGCACGCCGCCGCTCGCACCGGCTCCGCGCCGATCTGGCGGCGCTCGGCATCGCCGTGCCCGATGACGGCGCAGACATCGCGTTCGACGACGATGCGGCGGTGCTCGGCGGGGTATATGTGCTGGAAGGGTCTCGGCTGGGCGGGGCGATGCTAGCGCGCGGCGTACCGGCGGCGTTTCCGAAGAGCTTCCTTACTCCAGATCAATCCGCCAGTTGGCGGCATCTGCTAGACCTCCTGGAACATAAGGTAATTGGGCCCGCCGAACGATCGTCGGCGATCGAATCGGCGTCTCGAGTGTTCTTGCTCTTCGAAAGCAACGGGCTACGCTATCTGAGGGCGGACTGA
- a CDS encoding DUF1993 domain-containing protein has product MPSLYSVSVPIFVRGLKNLDHLLAKAIDCGIDAQSLAEARLIEDMQPLTRQVQIACDTAKFAAMRVGNAPALPMADDETTLAELRARIAKTVAYLESVDPAGFDGREDAEVILKLPKTELTFTGASYITDFALPNFFFHVTTAYALLRMKGVGIGKMDYLAGGVGVA; this is encoded by the coding sequence GTGCCCAGCCTCTATAGCGTGTCCGTGCCGATCTTCGTCCGTGGCCTGAAGAACCTCGATCACCTGCTCGCCAAGGCGATCGATTGCGGCATCGACGCGCAGTCTTTGGCCGAGGCGCGGCTGATCGAGGACATGCAGCCGCTCACCCGCCAGGTGCAGATCGCCTGCGACACTGCCAAGTTCGCCGCGATGCGGGTCGGCAATGCTCCGGCGCTGCCGATGGCCGATGACGAGACCACGCTCGCCGAGTTGCGCGCGCGGATTGCCAAGACGGTCGCCTATCTCGAGAGCGTCGATCCCGCCGGCTTCGACGGGCGCGAGGATGCCGAGGTGATCCTCAAGCTGCCCAAAACCGAGCTGACCTTCACCGGCGCCAGCTACATCACCGATTTCGCGCTACCCAACTTCTTCTTCCACGTCACCACCGCCTATGCGCTGCTGCGCATGAAGGGCGTCGGCATCGGCAAGATGGATTATCTGGCGGGCGGCGTCGGCGTCGCCTGA
- a CDS encoding trimeric intracellular cation channel family protein, with amino-acid sequence MQPALPWQVGSILPWLDLFGIAVFASTGALAATQRNQTLVTATFFALITGVGGGSVRDLLIGVPVFWVHDPLVAGVCLGVAVLVWWTPVRWWRGATLAWLDAVGLAAYAVFGAAKALAFGVPPIPAALMGVVTACVGGIIRDVLAGEPSILMRPELYVTAAALAAGSHVALVALGVPPTMAAPIAAIAGFALRAAAIRWRIALPAYGRSDDQATPTPPAR; translated from the coding sequence ATGCAACCAGCACTTCCCTGGCAGGTCGGATCGATCCTTCCGTGGCTCGATCTGTTCGGCATCGCGGTGTTCGCCAGCACCGGCGCGCTGGCGGCGACTCAGCGCAACCAGACGCTCGTCACTGCGACCTTCTTCGCGCTGATAACGGGTGTGGGTGGCGGATCGGTGCGCGATCTGCTGATCGGCGTGCCGGTGTTCTGGGTGCATGATCCGCTGGTCGCGGGGGTGTGTCTCGGCGTCGCGGTGCTGGTGTGGTGGACGCCGGTGCGGTGGTGGCGGGGCGCGACGCTGGCGTGGCTCGATGCGGTCGGGCTGGCGGCCTATGCGGTGTTCGGCGCGGCCAAGGCGCTCGCGTTCGGGGTGCCGCCGATCCCGGCGGCGCTGATGGGAGTCGTAACCGCCTGCGTCGGCGGGATCATCCGCGATGTGCTGGCGGGCGAGCCGTCGATCCTGATGCGGCCCGAACTGTATGTGACGGCGGCGGCGCTGGCGGCGGGATCGCATGTCGCGCTGGTCGCGCTCGGCGTGCCGCCGACGATGGCGGCGCCGATCGCGGCGATCGCCGGCTTTGCGCTGCGGGCGGCGGCGATCCGGTGGCGGATCGCACTACCGGCGTACGGACGCAGCGACGATCAGGCGACGCCGACGCCGCCCGCCAGATAA
- the lpdA gene encoding dihydrolipoyl dehydrogenase: protein MAEFDFDVLVIGSGPGGYVAAIRAAQLGLRTACVESRETLGGTCLNVGCIPSKAMLHASEYFDAAANGTMAKMGIKVTPELDLPAMHAQRIDAVTQLTGGIAYLFKKNKVTWLKGRGAFVDAHTVQVGEQTVTAKDIVIATGSSVTPLPGVTVDQTVVVDSTGALELGKVPEHMVVIGGGVIGLELGSVWRRLGAKVTCIEYLDQILPGFDGDIRKEANKIFKKQGIEFKLSTKVTGVSVSGDTASITVEPAAGGEAETITADCVLVAIGRRPNTDGLALDKAGLSVNARGQIDTDHRFQTTVPGIWAIGDVIPGPMLAHKAEDEGIAVAENIGGLTGIVNHNVIPSVVYTWPEIAGVGLTEEAAKEKGEIKVGKFPMAGNSRAKTNHEPDGFVKIIADAKSDRVIGVWAIAVPAGTMIAEAALGMEMGATSEDIAYTCHAHPTHSEAIKEAAMAVRGKAIHI, encoded by the coding sequence ATGGCTGAATTCGACTTTGACGTTCTGGTGATCGGCTCCGGCCCCGGCGGCTATGTCGCGGCGATCCGCGCGGCGCAGCTCGGGCTTCGCACCGCGTGCGTCGAGAGCCGCGAGACGCTGGGTGGTACGTGCCTCAACGTCGGCTGCATCCCGTCCAAGGCGATGCTGCACGCGTCGGAATATTTCGACGCGGCCGCCAATGGCACGATGGCCAAGATGGGCATCAAGGTCACGCCCGAGCTTGATCTGCCGGCGATGCACGCGCAGCGAATCGATGCCGTCACGCAGCTCACCGGCGGGATCGCCTATCTGTTCAAGAAGAACAAGGTGACGTGGCTGAAGGGCCGTGGCGCGTTCGTCGATGCGCATACCGTTCAGGTCGGCGAGCAGACCGTCACCGCCAAGGATATCGTGATCGCCACCGGATCGTCGGTGACGCCGCTGCCGGGTGTCACCGTCGACCAGACGGTCGTGGTCGATTCGACCGGCGCGCTCGAACTCGGCAAGGTGCCCGAGCATATGGTCGTGATCGGCGGCGGCGTGATCGGGCTCGAACTCGGCAGCGTGTGGCGCCGGCTCGGCGCCAAGGTGACGTGCATCGAATATCTCGACCAGATCCTGCCCGGCTTCGACGGCGATATCCGCAAGGAAGCCAACAAGATCTTCAAGAAGCAGGGCATCGAGTTCAAGCTGTCGACCAAGGTGACCGGCGTTTCGGTGAGCGGCGATACCGCCAGCATCACCGTCGAACCCGCTGCCGGTGGCGAGGCCGAGACGATCACCGCCGATTGCGTGCTGGTGGCGATCGGGCGCCGTCCCAACACCGATGGCCTCGCGCTCGACAAGGCCGGGCTTTCGGTCAACGCGCGCGGCCAGATCGACACCGATCACCGCTTCCAGACGACCGTCCCCGGCATCTGGGCGATCGGTGACGTCATCCCCGGCCCGATGCTCGCGCACAAGGCCGAGGACGAAGGTATCGCTGTCGCCGAGAATATCGGCGGGCTGACCGGCATCGTGAACCACAATGTCATCCCAAGCGTGGTCTACACCTGGCCCGAAATCGCCGGCGTCGGGCTGACCGAGGAAGCCGCCAAGGAAAAGGGCGAGATCAAGGTCGGCAAGTTCCCGATGGCGGGCAACAGCCGCGCGAAGACCAACCACGAGCCGGACGGCTTCGTGAAGATCATCGCCGATGCCAAATCGGACCGCGTGATCGGCGTCTGGGCGATCGCCGTCCCGGCCGGCACGATGATCGCGGAAGCCGCGCTCGGCATGGAAATGGGCGCGACCAGCGAGGACATCGCCTACACCTGCCATGCGCATCCGACGCATTCGGAAGCGATCAAGGAGGCGGCGATGGCAGTGCGCGGCAAGGCCATTCACATTTAA
- the odhB gene encoding 2-oxoglutarate dehydrogenase complex dihydrolipoyllysine-residue succinyltransferase produces the protein MATEVKVPVLGESITEATLGEWLKKPGEAVQADEPIASLETDKVSVEVPSPVAGVMGEWAVKVGDTVEVGAMIATIEAGDGSAAAKPAAAPAAAPAATAGQQAPAQPSSDTPAALSPSVRRAVLETGVDPSNLKGTGKDGRLTKDDVLAAKPAPAAAAPVPVAPSVAAATGRKEERVRMTRLRQTIAKRLKDAQNTAAMLTTFNDVDMTAVIEARAKYKDLFEKKHGVRLGFMGFFTKAATMALKDIPSVNASIEGDEIVYHDYADISVAVSGPGGLVVPVIRDADQMSVAQIEKTIGDFGKRAKDGTLKMDEMKGGTFTISNGGVFGSLMSTPIINPPQAAVLGLHRIEERPVVRDGQVVVRPMMYLALSYDHRLIDGREAVTFLVALKNAIEDPTRILIDL, from the coding sequence ATGGCAACCGAAGTCAAAGTCCCCGTTCTGGGCGAATCGATCACCGAAGCGACGTTGGGCGAATGGCTCAAGAAGCCGGGCGAGGCGGTGCAGGCCGATGAGCCGATCGCCAGCCTCGAGACCGACAAGGTCTCGGTCGAAGTGCCGTCGCCGGTCGCCGGCGTGATGGGCGAATGGGCGGTCAAGGTTGGCGACACGGTCGAAGTCGGCGCGATGATCGCGACGATCGAGGCTGGTGACGGCTCGGCCGCCGCCAAGCCTGCCGCTGCACCGGCTGCTGCACCCGCCGCGACCGCTGGCCAGCAGGCGCCCGCGCAGCCGAGCTCGGACACGCCCGCCGCGCTGTCGCCGTCGGTGCGCCGCGCCGTGCTCGAGACGGGGGTCGATCCGTCGAACCTCAAGGGCACCGGCAAGGATGGCCGCCTGACCAAGGACGACGTGCTCGCCGCCAAGCCCGCGCCCGCCGCCGCCGCGCCGGTGCCGGTTGCGCCTTCGGTCGCCGCCGCGACCGGCCGCAAGGAAGAGCGCGTCCGCATGACGCGGCTTCGCCAGACGATCGCCAAGCGCCTCAAGGACGCGCAGAACACCGCCGCGATGCTCACCACCTTCAACGACGTCGACATGACGGCGGTGATCGAGGCGCGTGCCAAGTACAAGGATCTGTTCGAGAAGAAGCATGGCGTCCGGCTGGGCTTCATGGGCTTCTTCACCAAGGCCGCGACGATGGCGCTGAAGGACATCCCCAGCGTCAACGCCTCGATCGAGGGTGACGAGATCGTCTATCACGATTACGCCGATATCTCGGTGGCGGTGTCGGGCCCGGGCGGGCTCGTCGTGCCGGTGATCCGCGATGCCGACCAGATGTCGGTCGCGCAGATCGAGAAGACGATCGGCGATTTCGGCAAGCGCGCCAAGGACGGCACGCTCAAGATGGACGAGATGAAGGGCGGCACCTTCACCATCTCGAACGGCGGCGTGTTCGGCTCGCTGATGTCGACCCCGATCATCAACCCGCCGCAGGCCGCGGTGCTTGGGCTTCACCGCATCGAGGAGCGGCCGGTGGTGCGCGACGGTCAGGTCGTGGTGCGACCGATGATGTACCTCGCGCTCAGCTATGACCATCGCCTGATCGACGGCCGCGAGGCGGTCACGTTCCTCGTCGCGCTGAAGAACGCGATCGAAGACCCGACGCGCATTTTGATCGACCTGTAA